In Canis lupus familiaris isolate Mischka breed German Shepherd chromosome 15, alternate assembly UU_Cfam_GSD_1.0, whole genome shotgun sequence, the genomic stretch TCCTGTGAGTCGCATCTTGAGCTCTTGCATCCCGCCCCCCACGGCTGCCATCGTCCACACGCGACCACATGCATCCACACGCGCCTGCCAGAGCCGTTTCCCCACCCCTTCCCGCCTCTCCTGACCCTCCTGACCCTCTGCGCCGCTCTTGTGTCCCAGCTTGTCGGCGTCCGCATCCCGGACCACGCCTTCATCCAGGATCTGGCCCAGGTGTTCGGGGAACCACTCGCTCTCACCAGCGCCAACCTCAGCTCCCAGGCCAGTTCTCTGACCGTCGAGGTGAGTCACCCGGTCCTCCCCGCCTCCGCCAAAGCATCAccaggccacacacacacacacacacacacacacacacagttttctcTGAACCAGCCGGGTTGATGGTTCACTGGGGTGCCTCGCAGGAGGCTCTACCCATTTGGTCCGACGGTGGGAAGTCTGTACGGTTGGCACAGGGTGGGGGAATCCAAATTGAACTTGGAAAGGTTTCGTTAAAGTGTTTGAGAGGTGacagggagaattttttttttcctactgccttttttttttaaaaagattttatttatttattcatgagagacacagagagagagacagagacacaggcagagggagaagcaggctccatgcagggagccccatgcgggactcgatcccgggactccaggatcacgccctgggcggaaggcagcactaaatcgctgaaccacccaggctgccccctactgtctttttaataattaaaaaaaaaaaaaaaaactatcatgtTAAGTGTAATTTTTtccacccacccccccttttGTGGTGGTAGCTGTTTGAAAAAATAGTTAGGCAAGAAGTCTTGACAACAGTGCTGTAAAGAAAGTTCCGGCTCTGAAACGTTAAATCCTTGACCCAGGGACTCCCAACCCCATTGTCTTCCCTGGCTACCAGTCTAGTCAGAGAAAGGATCATCCTAATTCAGTCTTGAACGCATAgcttgggggggaaaaaaaaaaaaaaacgagaacacaaagaaatgtcACCCAccacacatttttcttcttcctgaactTGAATGTAAAATATAGCACAGTGATGGGGTTTTCCATGTCCGGACCTAGAGAGCAGCTTCAGGGGCCTTAGAAAGTGAGAGCCCAGCATCCTATCCTGTCCTGGGCCCGCAGGCTTTACCTGGGCCCCATGGTTATGCCCGAGgcagtggggttggggtgggggtggggctgttCTTGGCTTGTCAGCAAACAGTTGACCTGTCCAACGCAGGAACTGGTGGTTATGATCTTTCATCCCAAATGCCCAGGCCCAGCCACCGCTTCAGGGTTTCCATGAGTGGTGGTGCTGGGGAGAGTGGGCGATGCTCTCACACAATTAACAATTCAGTCCACGGTTTTTGGGGAGGGTATCCTTCCTGTAGCCCAAAGATTGAGTGCTGGTGCCATGCACGTGGTAGAGTCCGTCCTCCGTGTCTTCCTCTCCCTATCCTTATCCAGGGTTCTCGTGAGATCTAGGATCACAGTGTCCTGGATGAAGTAACTTGCATGCAGTGACACAGAAATTTGGGTGAAAGTTCAGGGTAGAGCCTACATCTTTGGACACCCGCCCAGGACTCCGGTCACTGTACTTCTACATCTCCaacaggagccccatgtggttTCCTCTTGGCAGAAGAGAATTTTTGTTAAACTCTAGATAGGTGTTACTTGAGGTAGTAACCTGGGAGGGCTCCAAACCTCATAGGATGCCATGTCCTCGGTGCTCAGGCTGTGTCCTTGGCACAGCTGACCTTAACTGAATGAGGTTCCTTCCCCTGCTTAGAGGGAGATGCCTCCTGATTTAGAAGTGTGCGGCCTCCGTCTTCCTACGAACACCGTGTGTCGTATGACATCACTACGGACACCAGGGGTAGTGTCCatgctcttcctcttcctcttctcaggAGTTCCAGGACCTCTGGCCTCAGTTATCCCTGGTCATTGACGGGGGACCCATTGGCGATGGTCAGAGCCCTGAGTATCGTCTGGGCTCAACTGTGGTTGACTTGTCTGTACCTGGAAAGTTTGGCATCATTCGTCCAGGCTGGTAAGTCTCTGCTGTGGCATGGGGATAGAATTTCAGGAAGGTTGGGGcgtggggggtggagtggggaggaaaacttaacaaaataaaggtTGGCACTCCTGCCTTGTCTGGAGCGGGGTGGGCAGGTTTGGAGAAGTGGTGGATGGAGGGGACTAAGTTTGCTGGTGTTTGCTGGCTTTTTGAGGATTCAAAGGATTCATCAAGGGTTTGGGGAAGAGAGCATAGTCAAGACCAGAGAATTTAGAGGTCGCTGATCGCCAGACTCTGGTGGGCTCAGGGCTTTGAAAAGTCAGATTTTAACTGCCCTTGGTTTCTTCCTCAGTGCCTTAGAAAGTACTACAGCCATCCTCCGACAGAAGTACGGGCTGCTCCCCTCACACGGATCCGGATCCTGCTCGTGACCTCAGGAAGAGGGAGGGCCGGAGGACTGGTGCTGGACACTATGTGTCTGTCCACTGGGGACTGGCAGGGTCTCATTGACAGAGGCCACTGGGGCTATAATGTTACTAGTCTGACTCTTAAAAGCAACTTCTCTTTCTGAACACTGTAGACCAGGCTCTCACGCCTGGTGGGGGAGgtcatatttattatctttatctGTAATTTCCTGTATCAGCCAAAAGCTAACTAGAGACTATATTTGAGAACATTCCTAGGATGGCCTTGTTgtaataagtttcttttttttggaaactttttgaaagataatttgaGGCACAGATTCAAAGTCCAGTCAGAGCACCccctggggggtggtggtggctttTAAGGTCCAAATCCGCCAGAGCACCAGCTGGTGCTGGTAAGAGCCTCCAGTGACCAAAGGCATATGTTTGGGTACCTGAAGCTGGAACCAGAGTAGGATAAAGACTGTTGAGCCGCAGGCCCGACACGATTTCCTCTGAACTGGAGAGGCGGCGGTAAGGCCTGGCGGAAAGAGTCATCGCTTCAGACTACGGGTGGGAAGTGAGCTCAGTTATAAcggtgtgggggtggggaagtcCAAATCAAAGAATGCTGGAAAACAAATCTCTACTATTCTTTCCAGCCAgtggctttttttcttatttattcataaaataaattaatgagttaTGCCTGCAACACCTTTATTTGAATCCGGTATGTACTCAGAAGCCTGTATCTCCATTCACATGTGTACCAAGTGTTAAACAGAATGATTCTTGGCTATTTGAGCCTTATTTCTCCTTGATagaaaatgttctgtaaatagtttatttttcttcttttgaattatttcccTAGAGCAGGATTACAGGGTCAAAGTGTAAGAATGTCTCTATGGCTCTTGCTACAGATTAGCCTTGGAAAGAACTGATCAAGCTGCAGTGAATGAGAATTGCTGTTCCTGGCTCTGAACTTGCCATAAGTTTAGTATTTTTCCAAACCATGTATGTGTGAAATGAAGCCCCAGTGTTTCTCCGTCCTGGAAGGTTCTGCAGGCCACGGTCCAGTGCTGTGCTCCTGCCCCGATCTGCCCTGTCATCGGTGGCATTCAGTGCCTATTACCTAACTAGAGCTGGGGGTCCCGTGGTAATCCGTAGGCCCCgcttcctcccctcctgcctggcACCCTGGTCCCACAACTAGGATTCAGGCTGGAGCCCTTAAAGTAATGCACATATTTCAagtagctccttttttttttttttttttccaagtagctCCTAAATCTTGCCAAGAAGGTATCCCAGGGCCTGTTTCGAGGGCCCCTGCGAGTATATTAGTGTATTTGTAAATAAGCACTGGTTTGTTAAGCCTCCCCTCTAAAAGTCTTGCTTACGCTTCTCATTTCTTAAGCAAACTCACTCTTTGTGTGCTGCCCCTGGCCAGCTCATCTCACGTGTCAGTTTGTCACAGCatttgagggagaggaaggcttgAAGAGAACAAAAGGAATGCTTACTTGAGAATACCACGTCATATTTAATTAATACAAATCACAGTAGCACTGAAAATGGCTCTACTGAGTGGGCCTCATTCAGTTTAGGCAGCTAAAGGGAGGGAGGATGTCCTAGTCCTCTCCCTGGAGCTAAATGGTCATCTGGGGAAATGTGGGCTCTGGGGCACAGAGGTATTTTCTCAGAGGAACAAGAACTGAACTCCCAGCACTGGGCAAAACTGCGAAGAGGAAAGACTGTGCTCAGGTACTAGCTACAAGGCCACGCCAAATAAGGAAAGCTGGATCCTGTAAGCTTCTGGAAGAAAGGAACCTTCCCAGGTCAAGTTTCTCcctagtgcctagcacatagtaaggtGCTCCGTTAGTATGTGTTTAATGAATGTACGAACGCTCAGGATTATTTCCTGATCATTGTGTTCAGGAGGCTACTGGGAAGGGCTCAGTTTCCCTCTTGGAAGTCTCAGATAACGGTTCCGTCACTTGGAGAAGACGGACGCCAGGGGAAGAAGGCTGACGGAGCAGGGCGCGCGCGAGCCCAGAGCCCTGACCTCCCGAGAGCAGTGACCTGGTGACGGCTACCCAGCGCCCACCTGCTGAGGTCCAAGCTCCAAGGGATTATCTTAAAGTGTTAAGGACAGGATGTGGAGCggccctgggctgaggccagTCACCTGCCAGCCTCTGGGACCCCACCTCATTTCCCGTCACTGCAGAGCATCCCAGCGCCCGCTTGCCGAGAAACCAGCTCCGTTCCACACGGGCCCGGGCCTGATGGCCCACCCAGAGGTGCCCTGTCGCTGACCTGGAGACGGTCGAGTGCCTACAGCCTCGGCCGAGCCCCACGCGGTGACCCCTTCCGGCGAGGCCAGGACGTTGGCTCCTCACATCAGCCATTGCTCTTTCTCCTTGATGAAGTGCTCTGCCCAGCGGCGGGTCAGCTCCAGGTACAGGCTGGGCTGGTGAGGCAGGTAGTCCAGATACAGACGTGTCGGCGTCTTCTTGGGAACGGCCTTCTCGATCTGGGTGCCCTCGTGCCATTCGTTGAACGAGGTGATGGAGACGATCTCGGGCCTCACCATCAGGGCCGCCTGCAGGGCCGTCTCATAGTACTTGCCGTTGACCCTGTTCCGAGTATTGTGGTTGTTCCAAGGCCGGATGCTGGTGTCAATGTAGCCAGGCCCCACGCTGGGAATGAACAGGAGGTTGTTGGCATCACAGAAGTTCTTCACGGCTTTCCAGTTCTGGTGGGAGGAGCCGAAGGAGAAACCGTTGGAGGCGAAGTAGGTGTACATGCCGTCAAACCCGGCAGCCAGGATGTCGTGAGTGTGGCCCTCCTCCACCAGCAGCGCGATGAAGACCCCGTCATAGGGGGTGTTGCGGATGGAGTGGGGCCCGTTGGGTGTCAGGAGGTGGGCCCAGGCCTCCGGGGATGTCAGGTATGAGTCGTAGATATAAAAGAGTGGGAGGCTCTTACCCATGCTGTTCTTATAGCGGTAAAACGCACCGTGGGAGCCATACCTGAGGAGCGGGAGGGAGGAGAACATGAGCCGAggcctggtgggggtgggggcagcgggggcagtGGGCACAGCTGCCGGACGAGCCCCCAATCAGATCCTTCCCGATGCCCAAGGTGATCCTGGATCCAGCCAGTCCCCGCGTTGGACGACTCCTGCCTCTGAGCTAGAAGCTAGCGCCCACCCTCCTCCCAGCTGCCTTCACTCGAGCGAGCCGCAGCACGCCACCTCCCCCTTCCACTGGGACGCAGCAGCCACCGAATCGGTCTCCAGGCTCCCGTTTCTGGCTCCCTATAATCCACTCTTTCTAAGGCGTGAACCGGGTCCTGAACCGGGTCCGAAGGCTCCCTACCGAGGCCTGCAAGGCCCCTCCTACTTGGTCTGGCCcagcccacccccatccctcctaGCTCCCCGTCTCCCCACACCAGCTACACTCGCCTTTTGTTCTGCTGCCAAACCTGCCCCATCATGGGCCTTTGGATCGACAGCCCTCGGTCTGGAATTTTCTGCCTGCCCCAGATCAGGCAGAGCTGAGCCTTCCTTCAGGTGTTAGCTCACAGGTCATCTCAGAGATGTCTAGCCCCCATTCTCAGGCGTGCTCTAACAATACCCTGCTCTACTCTTTATTATTACTTTCTCACAGTGTGGGCCAACTATTTGATTTTTCACGTGGAACGACTGCTTCACTGCATCCACACCCTAGAACGCAAACTTGCTAGCCCTCCCCAATCCTGAACGACTGGGGCTTAGGACGGTGCCCGGGCACCTGAGAGctctcagatattttttttttttcagatattttttgaatgaacGGATGAGAGCTGAGAGCACTGTCCCAGCCCCTTTCACATATATTAACCCGTGGAACTCTCACAAGACTCAGGTTAACAGGCTGGCATCACGTGACAGGTTGGAGACAGCAGACCTGGCATTCACACCCAGGTTGCCGCCTCCAAGCCTCACGCTCTGTTACTATGAAGCAGCTGCTGGGGACACAGGCATTCTGCCCGGGTGTCTCTTGACCTACGCCTCGAAATCTATCCCCGCCCCCTTTttgatccctatcaaaatccagGTCCCACAGCAGCCTTACGTGTCAATGATGTACTTGATGTTGTCATGCAGCGTGATGTCATCCCGGCCCTTGTAGGGTTGGATATGGAAGGCCACCTGCCACAAACAGAGGAGGGACCGGTCAGGTGAGTCTCTGCCCAGGGGCCACAACCTATTAAGGCTCATGCTCCACTAGGGTTTTGGGGAGAAGGCCTGGCAATGGTGGGCATAACAGAGATAAAAGCAGCCACTGCCCtcagggccaaaaaaaaaatgggcaagaagCCTGGCCACTTCCCACAGGAGGGCATCTGGGAGTCCTTCTGGGATGTCCCTGGGTGGTGAATATGTTTAAGCTTAGGTGCCGGTCCCACATGATTGGCATTAGCTGTCTGAAATGATGGGAAGAGGTGTGCTGAAGCTGTGTTGATGGGCAAAGGTGCCCTGATCTGTTAAACGTGTCGGTGATGGGCTCAGGAACACCAGTGGGGCTCCCCTCTGCTGTTTCTCATCTCCACAGGAGAGGGGAATGAATTATTTGGTTCATTTGGGGAAATTAACTGGACTTGCTTAGCTCAGCTCCATCATTCCTCTTGAATGTGGCCTGTACTCTACTCCTGGAGGCCCAGCGCGGCCTCCCACTGGGGATCCGAGGCTGGAGTTCAGTTTCTGGGCCCATTTGGCCCTTGCCTGCCCTCTAATCTGGACTCAGGGTCTCCAACCTAACCTCTATCACAGTGGTATTTATTCAGTCTCCCATTTCTCCTCTATTTAGTTTCCCCAattctcccccccctccccagaatTCAAGAAAAGAAGAGTGACAGGTGCGACTGGTTAgaaccccacccccaacaccacACCTGCTGCGTATTTGCATACCTGGGCTAAGGTGGAGAGCCAACCTtgtgggcagaggaggagaaatcTCCAGAACGGGCCAAAGAGCACGTATGCTGTTGGGGACTCACCTGGATGTTGTACTGATGGGCGGTGTCGAGGATGGCGGGTACCAGGTCGTCTGAGGGCTCCCCGTTATCATCAGCCATGCCAGGCGGGTACCAGGACAGGACCAGGACGCCTGAGACACAACAAAGAGGCTACTTCAGAGACGCACAGTACCCTGTGCGTACCCTGCAACAGAGCTGTGTTTCCTCACAAACCATCTGCACCTGCAAAATGGTTTCTGAGTGAAACCTTGGGCGAGGCTCCTGCCGGgtcccccgcccgccctcccccccGCAGGTCGGATCGGAGCCCCGCGTCCCGGAGCTGTCCACGCCTGCGGTGCTGAAGCGCCCCGGGccggcagggagcccgaggggggCCGGCAGGATGGGCCTTCCGCTTGCCTCCGCAAGAAgtagaacaaaaggaaaggagTGGATGATGCCACACCCATCTGGTCGCCACAGTCCTAGCTCTAGAGAAGAGGGGCCCCGCTGAGGTCCCGCAGGGAGAAGAGCGCCAAGCACAGGTCATGTTTTGCTTCCATTCGGAAATAACCTTCGTCTCAACCATCTGCCTCTTTGGACTGTAAAGGCGGGAGGGACAGATAGCCTCTGTGCTATTCATCTGTGAACACCTCCCACCATTGTCCCTGCCAttcgccgccccccccccccttcagtAGCCAACTCTAGATACCTGGAAATGTGTTCTAACACCCAGCGGAATCCAGGGGCACAGTCGGAAAGGAGtgagcctcccccctcccctccgcggAGCCTGCCTGCACACAGAGGCTCCCAGGGACTTCTTTTCCAGCAGAGAACTTGAAGAAAagctcctgccccccccccccgccccccatgccAGCAGCCCGGCCCCGTGCAGGTCCGCCGGGCAGCGGGGGCCAACTTTCCTTTCTGCAGCCAGCAAAGGCAGCAAGGGCTGGGCCCTGCCCCGGGCCTGGAGCGGGGCTGCTCTGGCCCCGCGGCTGCAGGACCAGGGCGCCCAGTCCTCACCGGCCGGGCCCGAAGGCCGAGAGACCATGAAGACTTgctcttgctcctccccctgctgtccCCACTCGGGACAGCTCGGGACAAACGCCTTCTCCCCCGGGCCTCGCGGAGGCCgggcccccggggcgggggcgggggcggggcggggcggcgccgCGTGGGAAGCTGGAAGCCGAGGAGGGGAGCGAGCAGGGCGCCAGGCGCagggctgggcggggggcggggggctggggccaggaccccgggccgggccggccggGGCGGGAGGGACTCACCGATGGCGGCTTCCCGGAGCTGGGTCATGTGCTCCCGCAGCACGTCGGGGTCCCGGGAGCTGTAGGGCCCCAGCTCCGGGTAGAAGCTGGAGCCCAAGTCGTCGGGGGGGCTGTGGCGGCCGCGGGGGTAGCTGGCCGAGATCTTGGGGTCCCAGTGCGGCACCATGACGTGGTCCCAGTGCACGTAGCGGCCCTCGCGCCGCGGGCTCCCGTACCACGAGTAGTAGAAGGCGTGCAGGTCCGAGTAGACGCGCGGGCCCGGCCCGGGGGCGGGCGCGGCCtccgcgggggccgggccgggggcgctgGCGGGGCCGGCCgtgcggggcggcggcggcggcggcgggggcgcggcgggggccccCTCCGGGCGCCGCTCGAAGGGCGCCAGCTCCAGGCCGGGGCCCAGCGCCGGGAGCCCGTCCGGGGCCTTGAGCGTGCGCAGGCCCATGAGGGTGCCGAAGGCGAACAGCAGCACCAGGAACAGCGCGATGCAGGCGCGGCGCCGCCGCCGGGCCATGGCGGCCCCTGCGCTCCCCCGCCGGCCCTAGCGCCCCGCGCGCCGCGCCAtggccgcccgcccggccccgcgcgccgccccgcccgcccgcgtcCCAGGGAGACGGCGGCGCCGAGCGCGCAGAGCGCGGCGTGGGCGGCTCCCGGCCTCTCCCCCGCAGTGCGGGCGGGCTCGGCACACGGGGTGCGGGCGGCGCAGGCCGcgcggcgcgggggggggggggggggagcggggcgcGCGTTCCCGGGCCCGCGGCGCGGGGGCCTGGGGCGGCCGCAGGGCTCGCCGCGCACTGGCCGCCtccgggcccggggccggggcgtAGAGgctccgggggggcgggggggaggggagggaatgcCCCCCTTCCGGAGCCcagggggagtgggggggccgcagggggcagggtggggacgAGCGCCAAGGTGTCCAAGGATCCCCTTACCTCCCCCCCTCCGCTGACTTCAGTGTCACCCTCCTACTGATCCCAGGGCCCCCCTTCTTTGCACTTCTTTGCACCCTCCTACTGATCTCGGGGACCCCCTTCTTTGCACCCTCCTACTGATCTCGGGGCCCCCCTTGGCACCCTCCGTACTGCTCCTGGGGTCCCCCTTCTTTGCACTTCTTTGCACCCTCTGTACTGATCTCAGGGGGCCCCCCACCCGGGTCCCTGGGCCCCCTCCCACTCCACATGCCAGGCAGCCTGGGAAAACCCTGGGAATCCGCCACTACGGACGCGGCCTAGAGCGAAGGAGGAGGGAGACCGTGACTTGCACAAAGTCACACGGACCTGGCCCAAACCACAGGGTCAGGACCTGCTCCACAGAGGCCCCTGTCACTGGCCAGACCGCTGGGTCTTGGGCCTGTTGTCCAGAGCTGTTTGTCCTCGGACAAACTCCCAGAATCACTGCGGACTGGATGAGATAGTTAACAAAAGGCACTTGATACAGGGCCTAACAAAGTTAGCACTCAGTCCACGTGCACATTCTTTCTGGACTCCGCTCCAGAGGGCAGGCCCTGGGTCCTGGTCACCCTTCTAGATTCCCAGGTGGGCTGCGACAGCCCCTCCGACACCCCGTTCCAGGGCTGTCTGCCACATGAATGCCAGCCTCTGGTCTCTGGTCTGATATTCTATAGGCAATGCTAGATTTTTTTACTCAACACTGACCAAGTTCCTACTCTgcatatgtattatttcatttattcagaaaatagttttatCGTCTGCCTCCTTCAATGGTCCCCGAGAACAGCAGTCTCGTGTCATTAACTGCTTGAACTGCGGTGTCTAAGACAGAGCTTGGCATCATTGTCGGCACTTGACTCTTCTTTCTTAAGTGAAAGAATTGTAGGAaacccaggaagaggaggagcaaaGTTGACAAATGTGGGTAGGTCTGGAGCCCAGGAAAGTGAGTTTGAGAGAATTCATAGTAGTAAGTGTGAATTAAGTAGGATGCCTTCGGCTCGAAGTAGCAGACACCTGATTCAGACTGGCTTATGCAATATGGAAATGTATCATCCCACAATGCAGGAAATCCAATGGTAGGGCTGAGTGAGTAGATTCCCTGGTTCAACGACGTCCTTAGGAACCTGAGTTGTTTCCGTCTCACCGCTCTGCTGGGCCCACCATTGACTTCACCCCAAAGCTGGCTCCCCTCCTATCACAGAATGACTACCAGGGGTAATGGAGCCAGCCCACTCCCTTTTCCCATTCAACAGGCAACAGTAAGACTGATTTCTCTTTCCTAGAAGTCCTAAGCAAGCTTCTCCTTAAATCTCATAAGTCTAATCTGATTAAGGCCTGTTCATCCCAAACAAATTGCTGCCAAGGGGGATGGAACTACCACAACTAGATTAGATTAAATGTTTAGAGAGGATTAAATGTTGAGGGGAAGACCATGACGTCTACCATGGAATTAGATAACTCTGGAAATGAGTAAGAATGggaagagggggggaaaaaaaaggatgtacCTTTCAGGAACACCAGCATTTATGCATTGGGCTGGGGAAGGAGAACGTGTGAGGGAAGCTGAGAAAGAATCATGAAAGAGGAAGTAATGatgtagtttgttttgttttgttttggaatgttgtgtgtgtgttggtggggtCCAGAGCCAGTGGCCAAGAAAGACTGCTTGAGATGTCTTTGATGccaaatggtggttttattaaaggatggggacaggacccgtgggcagaaagagctgctgagctcctgcctgcctccccaggaTTGTGAGGAGCAGCTGATTACATAccttggggttggggggaagTGAAGATAAGGGAAAGTCCAgaaggactttcatatgctaaggaCTCAGGATCCTGGAAGAATTCTATAATCTGTCtatctcaagtatttgtcaatgggctgcaggttagaaggagatttaattttatccacattttcttctgcctttgtttcccacatcagtggGAGAAGTGAGAGTGGACGGTAATGGTTTTAGAAAACTAGTGGATGCTTCCTGCCGCCCCTCCGTCATTCCCCTATTCCTAGGAATGCCCTGCAATCTAA encodes the following:
- the MANEAL gene encoding glycoprotein endo-alpha-1,2-mannosidase-like protein isoform X1, with the protein product MARRRRRACIALFLVLLFAFGTLMGLRTLKAPDGLPALGPGLELAPFERRPEGAPAAPPPPPPPPRTAGPASAPGPAPAEAAPAPGPGPRVYSDLHAFYYSWYGSPRREGRYVHWDHVMVPHWDPKISASYPRGRHSPPDDLGSSFYPELGPYSSRDPDVLREHMTQLREAAIGVLVLSWYPPGMADDNGEPSDDLVPAILDTAHQYNIQVAFHIQPYKGRDDITLHDNIKYIIDTYGSHGAFYRYKNSMGKSLPLFYIYDSYLTSPEAWAHLLTPNGPHSIRNTPYDGVFIALLVEEGHTHDILAAGFDGMYTYFASNGFSFGSSHQNWKAVKNFCDANNLLFIPSVGPGYIDTSIRPWNNHNTRNRVNGKYYETALQAALMVRPEIVSITSFNEWHEGTQIEKAVPKKTPTRLYLDYLPHQPSLYLELTRRWAEHFIKEKEQWLM